From a region of the Trichoderma atroviride chromosome 6, complete sequence genome:
- a CDS encoding uncharacterized protein (EggNog:ENOG41~SECRETED:SignalP(1-15)), translating to MKSVQLLSLAALAAGSPIGSIQDYTRLLKARQSDTSFTTSQAELNNFQFYSQYAGASYCNSATPAGQAVTCADDVCDDVSGIVVNSFTGSVTGIGGFVAVDSAHQLIVLSVRGSNNLRNFITDVTFAFSDSALADGCEVHDGFNDAWNEIADAATAAISQAVAANPGFSIVTTGHSLGGAVATLAAATLRTQGYNIDIYTYGSPRVGNDVFANFVTAQPGGEFRVTHVDDPVPRLPPILFEYRHVSPEFWLSTGNSSTIDYTISQIEVCTGIANTDCNAGTSGLDVSAHSNYFEHISGCAPSPLQFKRDDGDSSYNQTTIDRINKWAEQDRALVASGQA from the exons ATGAAGTCTGTCCaacttctctctctcgctgctcttgcAGCCGGCAGCCCCATTGGCTCTATCCAGGACTACACTCGCCTCCTCAAGGCCCGCC AAAGCGACACCAGCTTCACCACCTCACAGGCAGAGCTCAACAACTTCCAATTCTACAGCCAATATGCCGGAGCTTCGTACTGCAACTCGGCCACGCCTGCTGGACAGGCCGTGACTTGCGCCGACGACGTCTGCGATGACGTTAGCGGAATCGTCGTCAACTCCTTTAC CGGCTCCGTAACTGGCATTGGCGGCTTCGTCGCCGTCGACTCGGCCCACCAGCTCATCGTCCTCTCCGTCCGCGGCAGCAACAACCTCCGCAACTTCATCACCGACGTCACCTTTGCCTTCTCCGACAGCGCCTTGGCCGACGGCTGCGAGGTCCACGACGGCTTCAACGACGCCTGGAACGAAAtcgccgacgccgccaccgccgccatcagccaGGCCGTCGCCGCCAACCCGGGCTTCAGCATCGTCACCACGGGTCACTCCCTCGGCGGCGCCGTCGCGACGCTCGCGGCCGCAACTCTCCGCACGCAGGGCTACAACATCGACATCTACACCTACGGCTCTCCCCGCGTGGGCAACGACGTCTTTGCCAACTTCGTCACGGCCCAGCCCGGCGGCGAGTTCCGCGTCACGCACGTCGACGATCCCGTTCCTCGTCTGCCCCCGATCCTGTTCGAGTACCGCCACGTATCGCCCGAGTTCTGGCTGTCCACTGGCAACTCCTCCACCATTGACTACACAATCTCGCAGATCGAGGTCTGCACCGGCATTGCCAACACCGACTGCAACGCCGGCACGTCGGGACTCGATGTCTCTGCCCACTCAAACTACTTTGAGCACATCTCGGGATGCGCCCCGTCTCCTCTCCAGTTCAagcgtgatgatggcgactcGAGCTATAACCAGACCACCATTGACAGAATCAACAAGTGGGCCGAGCAAGACCGGGCTTTGGTTGCTTCTGGCCAGGCATAA
- a CDS encoding uncharacterized protein (MEROPS:MER0015270~BUSCO:EOG092D091W) — translation MLRNAANAARKTVTDLALYPKPGAKLHGFTVVRAKHVPELELTALQLQHDKTGADYLHIARDDSNNVFSIGFKTNPPDDTGVPHILEHTTLCGSEKYPIRDPFFKMLPRTLSNFMNAMTASDHTFYPFATTNEQDFKNLMSVYLDATLHPLLKQSDFQQEGWRIGPENPTAEDAEGKKLVFKGVVYNEMKGQMSDAGYLYYIRFHDHIFPDINNSGGDPQKITDLTYEQLKGFHAENYHPSNAKLFTYGDMPLADHLQEVDARLQAFEKIAKDKVIHLPVELDGPREVILHGPLDPLVAPDRQYKTSVSWITGDTTDIVESFSVSLLSTLLMDGYGSPLYRGLIEAGMGADWSPNAGYDSYAKRGIFSIGLTGVQESDVPKVKGKIQEILRDARDKGFDQGKIDGTLHQLELALKHKTSTFGYSMLNRLKPKWFNGSDPFDSLAWNDTIAAFQAKMAEGGYLEGLMDKYLLNDNTLTFTMAPSATFGDDLIAEEQARLSSKIQDAVNKAGSEESARQQFEKQEQELLVEQNKTNTEDLSCLPTVHVKDIPRSKEPTVVRDEVANGIPIQWHEAPTNGLTYFRAINTLENLPDDLRELIPLFTDSIMRLGTKDMTMEQLEDLIKLKTGGVSVGYHSTPSPTDYTQSSEGIIFTGMALDRNVPVMYDILRKLVQETDFDSPEASLRIRQLLHASADGVVNDIASSGHRFAMGHAESSLTRSAWLRQQIGGLSQVKLVTSLTSRPESDQLEDVIGKLKKIQTFALTSGQMRTALTCGTENVQENLNSLKSFTGGLPQKVSGVASKGPSPLPKDSKAFFPLPYQVYYGGLSVATTSYTSPDGAPLQILAQLLTHKHLHHEIREKGGAYGGGAYSKALDGLFGFYSYRDPNPQNTLSIMRNAGRWATEKEWSDRDLEEAKISVFQGVDAPKSVNQEGMARFLSGITDEMKQKKREQLLDVTKDQVRAVAQKFLVEPIEKGEERTTFLGEKQGWVDGTWTVHEMNVNGSQE, via the exons ATGTTGCGAAACGCAGCAAATGCGGCTCGAAAGACCGTGACGGATCTCGCGCTGTATCCGAAGCCTGGCGCCAAACTCCACGGCTTCACCGTCGTCCGAGCAAAGCACGTCCCGGAGCTGGAACTAACCgcactgcagctgcagcacgACAAAACCGGCGCCGATTATCTGCACATTGCCCGCGATGACTCCAACAatgtcttctccatcggcTTCAAGACGAATCCTCCGGACGATACCGGTGTTCCTCACATTCTAGAGCACACCACTCTTTGCGGCAGTGAAAA ATATCCTATTCGTGATcccttcttcaagatgctgcCCCGGACGCTTTCCAATTTCATGAATGCAATGACAGCTTCGGACCACACTTTTTATCCCTTTGCGACGACAAACGAGCAGGATTTCAAGAACCTTATGTCCGTGTATCTCGACGCAACGCTCCATCCTCTGCTGAAGCAATCCGACTTTCAGCAGGAAGGTTGGCGAATTGGGCCGGAGAACCCCACGGCCGAGGACGCGgagggcaagaagcttgTCTTCAAGGGCGTTGTGTATAATGAGATGAAGGGACAAATGTCGGATGCGGGATATCTCTACTACATTCGATTCCATGACCACATCTTCCCCGACATCAACAACTCCGGTGGTGACCCGCAAAAGATCACGGATTTGACCtacgagcagctcaagggctTCCATGCCGAAAACTACCACCCCAGTAATGCCAAGCTGTTTACCTATGGAGACATGCCCCTGGCAGATCACCTGCAGGAGGTTGACGCTAGGTTGCAGGCTTTTGAGAAGATTGCCAAGGATAAGGTTATTCATTTACCTGTTGAGCTGGATGGTCCTCGAGAAGTTATTCTCCACGGCCCATTGGACCCATTGGTTGCTCCGGATCGACAGTACAAGACATCGGTATCTTGGATTACTGGAGATACCACTGATATAGTCGAGTCATTCTCCGTGTCGCTGCTATCAACTCTCCTTATGGACGGCTATGGTTCGCCGTTATACCGGGGCTTGATAGAAGCCGGCATGGGCGCTGATTGGAGTCCCAATGCAGGTTACGATAGCTATGCGAAGCGCGGAATCTTCTCAATTGGCCTTACTGGTGTCCAGGAATCTGATGTTCCCAAGGTGAAGGGCAAGATCCAAGAGATCCTGCGCGATGCCCGGGACAAGGGCTTTGACCAGGGCAAGATTGATGGAACGCTTCACCAACTCGAGCTTGCGCTCAAGCACAAAACGTCTACCTTTGGCTATTCGATGCTCAACAGGCTGAAGCCGAAGTGGTTCAATGGAAGCGATCCCTTTGACTCCTTGGCTTGGAATGATACAATTGCTGCTTtccaggccaagatggccgagGGTGGCTACTTGGAAGGATTGATGGATAAATATCTGCTAAACGACAACACTTTGACCTTTACGATGGCGCCATCGGCGACCTTTGGAGATGACCTGATTGCCGAGGAACAGGCGCGTCTCTCTTCCAAAATCCAAGACGCCGTGAACAAGGCCGGAAGCGAGGAGAGCGCACGGCAGCAATTTGAGAAGCAGGAACAGGAGCTGTTGGTGGAACAGAACAAGACCAACACCGAGGATTTGAGCTGTCTGCCCACTGTCCATGTCAAGGATATTCCAAGGTCAAAAGAGCCAACGGTAGTCCGAGATGAGGTTGCAAATGGTATTCCCATCCAGTGGCACGAGGCTCCGACCAATGGCCTTACTTATTTCCGTGCCATCAACACATTGGAAAACTTGCCTGACGACCTTCGAGAGCTTATCCCTCTGTTTACGGACAGCATCATGCGCTTGGGGACAAAGGACATGACGATGGAGCAACTCGAGGATCTCATCAAACTCAAGACTGGCGGTGTTTCTGTTGGCTACCATTCCACGCCTTCGCCAACCGATTACACTCAGTCAAGCGAAGGTATCATCTTTACTGGAATGGCGCTTGACAGGAACGTGCCCGTCATGTACGATATCCTGCGCAAGCTGGTGCAAGAGACCGATTTTGACAGCCCGGAGGCCTCACTGCGAATTCGACAGTTGCTGCATGCCTCAGCCGATGGAGTTGTCAACGACATTGCTTCTTCCGGACACCGATTCGCAATGGGCCACGCCGAATCCAGCTTGACCCGCAGCGCCTGGCTGAGGCAGCAAATTGGCGGTTTGTCACAGGTCAAGCTGGTTACTTCGCTGACCAGCCGACCCGAGTCAGACCAGCTAGAGGATGTCATTggcaagctcaagaagatCCAGACTTTTGCTCTGACTAGCGGTCAGATGCGCACGGCCCTTACGTGCGGCACTGAGAATGTGCAAGAAAACTTGAACTCTCTGAAGAGCTTTACAGGCGGACTGCCACAAAAAGTATCAGGGGTTGCAAGCAAGGGCCCGTCGCCTCTCCCGAAAGACAGCAAAGCATTCTTCCCTCTGCCATATCAAGTCTATTATGGAGGCCTCTCCGTTGCCACGACATCATATACCTCACCCGACGGTGCGCCGCTCCAGATCCTTGCACAGTTGCTGACACACAAACATCTCCACCACGAGATCCGAGAAAAGGGCGGTGCCTACGGCGGCGGGGCTTACTCCAAGGCATTGGATGGCCTGTTTGGGTTCTACTCATACCGTGATCCTAACCCGCAGAACACATTGAGCATTATGCGCAATGCAGGGCGCTGGGCAACGGAGAAGGAATGGAGCGATCGAGAcctggaagaggccaagattTCTGTGTTCCAAGGAGTTGACGCTCCCAAGTCTGTGAACCAGGAGGGCATGGCAAGATTCCTGTCTGGCATTACGGAtgagatgaagcagaagaagagagagcagcTGCTAGACGTGACAAAGGATCAAGTCAGAGCTGTGGCACAAAAGTTCCTTGTCGAGCCTATTGAAAAGGGAGAGGAGCGCACAACCTTTTTGGGAGAAAAGCAAGGCTGGGTGGATGGAACATGGACCGTTCATGAGATGAATGTAAACGGCTCCCAGGAGTAA
- a CDS encoding uncharacterized protein (EggNog:ENOG41) produces MPATHVEAALTNGHDAHVHSSPAAKKAKGKRGMDSSEASRLLQARISQLEQDAAGEKDQEMEIEREVKRANRDLLQQVSKMDDMQKIEHLMRRSSELLADMRRLERENQKNKKRGDALQKERDASRTELSKTVGLKEKLEKLCRELQRDNNKMKNENKELQSTQKRNNAAWDEKFASLLSKLEGYQEEKDTPKKQVVDMEMDELFRVRFKSFIEQYELRELHFHSLMRTKELEVQYHLSRHDREKKNAEAEANKARHLQNQVGAFTKTETELRNQLNVYVDKFKQVEDTLNNSNDLFLSFRKEMEDMSKKGKRLEKENETLKRQKEATTANIIQLAEERQDWKRKIDASDKKTEKLMSIIQQMQQQGRKVPRETATTVEASTVEVCPPDNQGHGAAEGEGEESEYSEEEGEEEELSEFDDDTEEEPQPSEQGPPVPYGPERPPQPTTNGH; encoded by the exons ATGCCGGCAACTCATGTAGAGGCGGCCCTCACAAATGGCCACGATGCGCATGTCCACTCGTCACCCGCTgcgaagaaggccaagggaAAGAGGGGGATGGACTCGTCCGAAGCTTCGCGCCTCCTCCAGGCCCGTATCtcgcagctggagcaggacGCCGCTGGAGAGAAGGaccaagagatggagataG AAAGGGAAGTCAAGCGCGCCAATCGAGATCTTCTGCAGCAGGTTTCTAAGATGGACGACATGCAGAAAATTGAACATCTTATGAGGCGCTCAAGTGAACTGTTAGCCGACATGCGACGCCTAGAAAGAGAGAATCAGAAGAATAAGAAACGCGGAGACGCTCTCCAGAAAGAACGAGATGCTAGCCGTACAGAACTCAGCAAGACCGTGGGATTGAAGGAGAAACTTGAAAAGCTGTGTCGGGAACTGCAAAGAGACAACAACAAAATGAAG AATGAGAATAAAGAGCTCCAGAGTACGCAGAAGCGAAATAACGCCGCCTGGGACGAGAAATTCGCAAGCTTGTTATCAAAATTGGAGGGGTaccaagaggaaaaggacaCCCCAAAGAAACAAGTAGTGGACATGGAAATGGACGAATT ATTCCGAGTTCGATTCAAATCCTTCATTGAGCAGTACGAGCTGCGCGAGCTGCATTTTCACTCTCTCATGCGGACCAAAGAACTCGAAGTTCAATACCACCTATCTCGCCATGacagggagaagaagaacgccgaagccgaagcgaaCAAAGCGCGCCATTTGCAGAACCAGGTCGGAGCCTTCACTAAGACGGAGACGGAGCTTCGGAACCAGCTGAATGTATACGTGGACAAATTCAAACAG GTGGAGGATACTCTTAATAATAGCAACGACCTGTTTCTCTCGTTCCGGAAAGAAATGGAGGATATGTCGAAAAAGGGCAAAcgcttggagaaggaaaatgaGACGCTGAAGCGTCAGAAAgaggcgacgacggcgaaTATCATCCAATTGGCGGAAGAGCGGCAAGACTGGAAGCGGAAGATTGATGCATCCGACAAAAAGACCGAGAAGCTCATGAGCATCatccagcagatgcagcaacAAGGGCGGAAAGTCCCACGGGAGACTGCCACCACGGTGGAGGCCAGCACAGTAGAAGTGTGCCCCCCGGATAATCAGGGGCACGGAGCcgcagagggcgagggcgaggagagcGAATAttccgaggaggagggcgaggaggaagagcttAGTGAGTTCGATGATGATACTGAAGAGGAGCCTCAGCCGAGCGAACAGGGGCCCCCAGTGCCTTATGGCCCGGAACGCCCGCCGCAGCCAACTACGAATGGACATTAG
- a CDS encoding uncharacterized protein (TransMembrane:1 (o20-38i)) — translation MDFLQRLSQFLDRPLFPWKRLVLGFSLGQFVFESFLTFRQYRVLQSPKPPRRPRQGSLPRRFRQVASLWPRQS, via the exons ATGGACTTTCTACAG CGCCTGTCGCAGTTCCTCGACCGCCCGCTGTTCCCATGGAAGAGGCTCGTCCTGGGCTTCTCCCTGGGCCAGTTCGTCTTTGAATCCTTCCTCACCTTCCGCCAGTACCGTGTCCTCCAGTCGCCCAAGCCCCCCCGCCGTCCTCGCCAAGGAAGTCTCCCGCGAAGATTTCGACAAGTCGCAAGCCTATGGCCGCGCCAAAGCTGA
- a CDS encoding uncharacterized protein (MEROPS:MER0002635): MTTLYPTFIQPLFNKLSPLEDGELKTKVNELAARFNFPLHELYVIDGSKRSAHSNAFFYGLPWKKHIVIYDTLLEKSETDEVLSILAHELGHWKLGHTTSLFGISQAHLLYVFSLFSVFINNRSLYSSFGFHNEHPIIIGFLLFSDALSPMDTVIQFLLHMVTRAFEFQADAFAKGLGMQTELARSLLKLQIQNLSSMDADWMYASYHFSHPHLSERLKALNWKGEQAVTSEKDEEGVIKASGRDEL, translated from the exons ATGACTACTCTGTATCCTACCTTTATCCAACCGCTGTTCAACAAGCTGTCTCCCCTCGAAGACGGCGAGCTCAAGACAAAGGTCAACGAATTGGCTGCTCGGTTCAACTTCCCCCTGCACGAGCTGTACGTCATTGACGGCAGCAAGCGCAGCGCTCACTCTAATGCCTTCTTCTACGGTCTGCCTTGGAAGAAGCACATTGTCATCTACGATACTCTGCTGGAAAAGTCCGAAACTGACGAGGTTCTCTCAATCCTGGCCCACGAGCTCGGCCACTGGAAATTGGGTCACACCACGAGCCTCTTTGGCATCTCTCAG GCCCACCTCCTCTAcgtcttcagcctcttctccgtcttcatcaacaaccGCTCTTTGTACTCATCATTCGGCTTCCACAACGAGCaccccatcatcatcggcttccttctcttctccgacGCTCTGTCTCCCATGGACACCGTCATCCAGTTCCTCCTCCACATGGTCACCCGCGCTTTTGAGTTCCAGGCCGATGCCTTCGCCAAGGGTCTCGGTATGCAAACTGAGCTGGCCAGGTCGCTTCTCAAGCTGCAGATCCAAAACCTCAGCTCCATGGATGCCGACTGGATGTACGCGAGCTACCACTTCTCGCACCCCCACCTCTCAGAACGTCTCAAGGCCCTGAACTGGAAGGGAGAGCAAGCCGTCACTAGTGAGAAGGATGAGGAGGGCGTCATCAAAGCCAGTGGCCGCGACGAGTTGTAA
- a CDS encoding uncharacterized protein (EggNog:ENOG41~BUSCO:EOG092D07WZ~TransMembrane:1 (i9-28o)~MEROPS:MER0003909) — translation MLPARLTNVILPLVVALISVGGYFLFIGDYGQSVCAFLQGHLLRSGWKGRFYSQVFKMPSQKLKPGFRKVQSFQTDYAPCTMTQYVSERSGMQVVVADRKGPKINGYFTLATEIFDDSGAPHTLEHLIFMGSKNYQWKGLLDKLSSRAYSGTNAWTATDHTAYTLETAGWEGFAQILPVYLEHVILPTITDESVVTEVWHIDGEGNDAGVVYSEMQAVEHRSTEILDLKARRLLYPENVGFRYETGGMTEALRVLTPERIRQFHRDMYQPRNLCIVIVGEADHENLLEILDTFEESIKDDIPALDSNFKRPWVESAQPPALKESIVTTAEFPEEDESVGEILIGFFGPHCADVIATSALNILLTYLCGSSVSVLENVLVEREELASSISCWWDSRPNSLIWLQPTGVETEKLEFVEKRLFQVLKDVVSKPLDMKYMTECIRREKRQVKFHAETSESFYSTNIIADYLFGKRDGSTLKDLASIAEYDVLEKWSDEEWRAFLSKWMADAHHISVLGKPSLQLAIKMKGDHEARIAKRKEELGEEGLQKLAQKLEDAKTKNDAPIPPEVIDRWAVPGTESIHFIESDTARSGHAKALGLGPGRAQELINAAPGGKLPLFLQFEDVPTNFVHITLHLGTAQVPVHLKPLMSIFSDNFFNTHITRDGQQINFEQVVMELERDSVGYDIGNSRQLSDGEGYMIQFQVEPEKYAAAVNWLRTMMFDSVFDPIRIKAAIMKALADVPESKRDGRSMSSEVNTAIHQDRSTLTVARRVLVKAVYLKRLKKILQKNPDQVVEWFKTIRNSLFTFENVRVLVTANLEKLPNPITTWDPLSTALKSQNGAMVAIPKTSSTLNDEGKAPGSVGAIIVPMTTLDSSFSVSTAPGLFSFSDPRLPSIMVAIGYLESIEGPLWNAVRGAGYAYGSFFSRNVESGVIHYKVYRSPDASKAIIASRDAIQKIANEEVPIDKHLLEGTISQIVVSFADEQSTMSGAAQQNFVQSVFRQLPKDWNKGMLKRVREVKEDEIRQVLKDIIMPCFEPGKSNVVITCAKLMQEGMETAFKGMGYKVQTQELSHFHDDYGLDAGDDEDEDEDDDDDDDDDDDDDEDDDEEAYSDEGSEEDED, via the exons GACTATGGCCAATCTGTCTGCGCGTTCCTGCAAGGCCACCTGCTGAG GTCCGGCTGGAAAGGGCGCTTCTACTCGCAAGTCTTCAAAATGCCCTCTCAAAAGCTGAAGCCTGGCTTCCGCAAGGTGCAGAGTTTTCAGACCGACTATGCTCCCTGCACAATGACCCAATATGTCTCTGAGCGAAGTGGCATGCAGGTCGTAGTGGCCGATCGCAAGGGCCCCAAGATCAACGGCTACTTCACACTTGCTACCGAAATTTTCGACGACTCTGGTGCTCCTCACACGCTTGAGCATCTGATCTTCATGGGATCAAAGAACTATCAGTGGAAAGGACTTCTGGATAAGCTGTCCTCTCGAGCATACTCTGGTACCAATGCTTGGACTGCTACCGATCACACAGCCTACACCCTTGAAACTGCAGGCTGGGAGGGCTTTGCCCAGATCCTCCCTGTCTATTTGGAGCATGTAATTTTGCCTACCATCACCGATGAGAGCGTTGTCACTGAAGTTTGGCACATCGATGGAGAAGGCAACGATGCTGGTGTTGTATACTCTGAAATGCAGGCTGTGGAACATCGCAGTACCGAAATTTTGGACCTTAAAGCTCGTCGACTTTTGTACCCAGAAAACGTCGGCTTCCGCTACGAGACTGGTGGTATGACGGAAGCTCTACGAGTACTAACCCCTGAGCGTATTCGCCAATTCCATCGCGATATGTACCAGCCGCGCAACTTGTGCATAGTCATTGTCGGTGAAGCAGACCATGAGAATCTCCTGGAAATACTGGATACATTCGAAGAAAGCATCAAAGATGATATCCCTGCTCTTGATTCCAATTTCAAGCGACCATGGGTAGAGTCAGCTCAGCCGCCAGCTCTCAAAGAAAGCATCGTCACGACAGCAGAGTTTCCCGAAGAGGATGAGTCCGTAGGCGAAATACTTATTGGATTCTTTGGCCCTCACTGCGCTGATGTGATCGCCACATCCGCTTTGAACATTCTCCTTACTTACCTTTGCGGCTCATCTGTCTCTGTGTTGGAAAATGTTCTTGTGGAGCGGGAGGAACTTGCAAGCTCTATCTCTTGCTGGTGGGATTCACGGCCGAACTCGCTCATTTGGCTTCAGCCTACTGGCGTAGAAACGGAAAAGCTGGAGTTTGTGGAGAAGCGCCTCTTCCAAGTCCTCAAAGATGTCGTGTCGAAACCATTGGACATGAAGTACATGACAGAATGCATCCGGCGAGAGAAGCGACAAGTCAAATTTCACGCTGAAACGTCAGAGTCTTTCTACTCTACCAACATCATAGCTGACTACCTCTTTGGAAAGCGTGACGGCTCCACACTCAAGGATTTGGCATCAATCGCGGAATATGATGTTCTTGAAAAGTGGTCAGACGAAGAATGGCGAGCTTTCTTGAGCAAATGGATGGCTGATGCTCACCACATCTCTGTCCTGGGCAAGCCATCTCTGCAGTTGGCCATCAAAATGAAGGGCGATCACGAAGCTCGAATTGCCAAGCGTAAAGaagagcttggagaagagggattGCAAAAACTCGCACAAAAGCttgaagatgcaaagacGAAGAACGATGCACCAATCCCCCCTGAAGTCATTGATCGCTGGGCTGTGCCCGGTACAGAATCAATTCATTTCATCGAATCCGATACAGCTCGTTCTGGTCACGCCAAGGCCCTTGGACTTGGTCCTGGCCGTGCCCAGGAACTCATCAATGCGGCCCCTGGTGGCAAACTGCCGCTTTTCCTTCAGTTCGAAGATGTGCCTACAAATTTTGTGCACATTACCCTTCACCTTGGCACAGCCCAAGTCCCTGTTCACTTGAAGCCACTAATGTCAATCTTTAGTGATAACTTCTTCAACACTCACATCACGCGAGATGGGCAGCAAATTAACTTTGAGCAGGTCGTGATGGAGCTAGAGAGGGACAGTGTTGGCTATGACATTGGAAACTCTCGCCAGCTTagcgatggagaaggataCATGATCCAGTTTCAGGTTGAGCCAGAAAAGTATGCTGCGGCCGTAAACTGGCTCCGTACTATGATGTTTGATTCTGTTTTTGACCCGATACGCATCAAAGCTGCCATCATGAAAGCTTTGGCAGACGTCCCAGAATCGAAACGCGACGGGCGCAGCATGTCCTCTGAGGTGAACACAGCTATTCACCAGGACAGGTCAACCCTTACAGTCGCAAGGCGCGTTCTTGTCAAGGCAGTTTACCTCAAACGTCTCAAAAAGATTCTTCAGAAGAATCCAGATCAGGTTGTGGAGTGGTTCAAGACAATCCGCAACTCGCTTTTCACTTTCGAAAACGTCAGAGTTCTCGTCACCGCAAACTTGGAGAAGCTTCCTAACCCCATCACGACCTGGGATCCGCTCTCCACCGCGTTGAAGTCGCAAAATGGAGCGATGGTTGCTATTCCGAAGACTTCAAGTACTTTGAACGATGAAGGAAAGGCCCCTGGCTCTGTCGGCGCCATTATCGTTCCCATGACGACTCTCGACAGCTCCTTCTCCGTAAGCACTGCTCCTGGTCTCTTCTCGTTTTCAGATCCTAGGCTGCCGTCCATCATGGTGGCAATCGGTTATCTTGAGTCGATAGAGGGACCCCTGTGGAATGCTGTTCGAGGTGCCGGGTATGCCTACGGATCTTTCTTCTCACGCAATGTTGAGAGCGGAGTTATACACTACAAGGTTTACCGATCTCCAGATGCCTCCAAGGCAATTATTGCTTCGCGTGATGCAATTCAAAAGATTGCCAATGAAGAGGTGCCAATTGATAAACACCTGTTGGAAGGTACCATCAGCCAGATTGTGGTTAGCTTTGCAGACGAACAATCTACCATGTCCGGCGCTGCCCAGCAGAACTTTGTCCAGAGCGTGTTCAGGCAGCTGCCCAAAGACTGGAACAAGGGTATGTTGAAGCGCGTTAGAGAAGTAAAGGAGGATGAGATTCGACAGGTGCTAAAGGACATCATTATGCCTTGCTTTGAGCCGGGCAAGAGCAATGTGGTTATTACATGCGCTAAGCTGATGCAGGAG GGTATGGAAACCGCATTTAAGGGAATGGGCTACAAGGTTCAGACCCAAGAATTAAGCCATTTCCACGATGATTATGGCTtggatgctggtgatgacgaggacgaggacgaggacgatgacgatgatgatgacgatgacgatgatgatgacgaagatgacgatgaggaagcATATTCGGATGAGGGgagcgaggaggacgaggactAA